The genomic stretch GGCCACTATTGGACCTACACAAGAAGGTGAGCTTGACGTTCTGCTTTTAACATCAAAACCAACAGGAATTTATTTAGATATCCTTGGAGCAGTTGCACAGATAGTAGGCTAATTgcatcaaaaagaaagaaaaaattctgaaaaacctcACACATGTAGGCCTACCGGGTAGCCCAATTTGATAAAAAAGCAATCAACCAAAATTTCTTAAACTGCCAGTGTTATTTGAAGATATTAAATGCGTTTTCTGTTCACATTTTTCTATTGACGTCcttttttgtagttttaaaaCCTTGGCTAGACTTCCGAAACCCTTTATTTAAATGATCGCTTCCACTGACCATCGTACTGTCGCGAAGTCTAAATAAAGTGATTAGGTGTAATTGTTGACAATTCGAAGATTTCGTCCACGTAGTTTAAACGCTATTACACTTGATTTACCCTTCAGGAATGTCATTCCAGTGGCCTCAAAAACCTTGAGGGTCTTGCACTGTATTCAGGAATGCCATCAGATGTTTGACTGCTTATCCATAGCCTTAAGAATTGTTCTTGTGAAAAACTAATTGATAGTAAAAGTTATGGTGTATTTTCCCCCATACGTTTTATTGACCTCCTGCTTCCCAGCATTTTCCAGGAGTTCAGGTTGGTTGTCTTTTAAAAGGTTTGGAAATGATTtcccaacatttattttattctttgctctattttttttaattgtgtgacAACCTGTGTGCTATAGAAAAAtaaagactgactgactgtctgaggAACCTGTCCCTGCTGCATTGCATCCATGCAGCAGAGGGCCGGTGCTAATATGCGAGCGATCGGGCTCTTGCGTGTTGCATGCAGGCAGAGGAGAGGCGCGCGCCCCTGCGGACCTGGGCCAATACCCGCGGGCCCAAGGAGAGGCGGTCACTGGCCGAGAGCGAGGAGCCCAGGGGGCCGCACTGCAAGACCACGCCCGAGTGCAGATGGGTACAGCAgtccccccgcctcccctttTGCGCTTCTGCACAGTCAGGCTTTCCTTCAGATCGTTTACCCAACAACCCTCCTCCCTCCTAGTCACTGATACGCTGGTCCTATTCACTTCTCCCTTTTTTGGTCATTATCTCAGTAAAGGAACCAAGGGATTTCTGTGAGTAAATgaccattgtgtgtgtgtgtgtgtgtaggcaagGAGGATGCCGGTTTCGGCAGAAGATGGTATCGTTATGGGCTATGCAGAGCAGAACGGCTCTACAGGTACGGGTTGGAATCGCTGCCCTCCGTGCGGCTGTCCCATcgcaggtttgtggttcctgGTTGGTTGACTTGCTCGTCTGCGCAGACGGGCGTGAGGAGGAGGTCttgctgcagtgtctgcacgGCCTGCCGGGGCTGCGTGTGCTGGTGCCAGGGCTGTTGCGCAGAGAAATGGAGCTCACCATGGAAACGCTGGGCCTCGTGCATGACAGGACCTATGCCTGGGACATCTTCTCAGACATGATGGTGAGGAACTGAGGGGAGATTCTGACAGCTGTACATGTGAAGGTCCAGGGAATGGTTGTGCAATCAACTATACTTTTATTATACCTAAAGAACCgaagaaaacaaatactatGATATCAAGgctattttattcagttgatttgtcattaaaaaaaaaaaaaaaataaataaataaaaaattatcctGAAGGCAAAACCATTTGTATACTGCCCACTTAAACTACTATTTGTAGTGCGACCATTTAGTGGACTACATGTAGTGAATATCTATACAAACTGGGCATGTCAGACCTCCTGCTCTCATCTTTTAGAAACTACTTACTTTGCATCAAAGAAATGCTATTATTTCCCTGTTTATAAGTGTGGAAAGTGCATCTCATGGCTTAAAGTTTTAAATGCAAGAACATAAGTGCACAAAATTGAACCTGTAAATCTGGGCCACATCATCTGCTGCTTTGTGGTTTGATTCAGCACTAAAGTTTTGAGGTCATTGAGTGCTGGCTTCCACATGCATTTTCAACCTgcagactgaaaggaaaccacaaaaacacgATGGACTGCAgctatcatttcatttttgtttttatttttttaaatgttttgtttttgtgcttgttGAGGCCcataaaagaaaaggaaaaccagTCGTTCATTACTCGGAGATCATGGTTGTATTGCAGACCGCTTTAATGATGTCTTTTCTGCCTTTGCTTCTCAGAGATCTCAGTTGCATTACACCTTTCCGTGCATGGAGCTGCCCCGCCCGTTCACCGATGCTGCTCGTGCCATCGTGGTGGACTGGCTGATCCAGGTCCATGTGAGTGCTGCTCCTGCTTCCTTCGGCACCAGTCACCCTTTTTAAACCTGGGCCTAGGGGTCTCCTTGTGTGTGCCAGTTTCCAACAGTACTAGGAAGTAATTTTGGTCCTTTAATTTAACTGTTGATCTTATTGTTTATCCTCTTAATATCACAAACTGATTTATGTTAAAAGATTCTAAATTGTCACGACTCAACTGTTTCTTTTTAGTGTGtggttgaaaattatttattttgagaggTCACATCTGGAACTTAGCCATTTGTGGAATACGAACAGCTCAAAGCACACTGCAATGACTCGCCTGTATTTAAGTGTTTTTCATCCCTTACAATGGAAGAACTTTCACATTTTCCAAGACTAATTGCTCAAGAGGGGTAAAAAACTGATGTACAGGAAGTAAGGTGTAAGTTTGCAATCCCATGGATGCTTGCAAATATGTACAAATGATATGAGGGATGCAATGGTTTAGTTAATGGAAATGGGTTCAAAATGGTGGTTGTACATTCTTGCATACAAGTGGACAAATCTGCTGTATAATAGTCTGTTTTACAAGGCAGGTGAAGTATATAGGCTACAAGTTACTAGTGTTGCATTTTGATCATAAACCAAAAACCTGTCCATCCTGTGAATTTCCTGCAAAATCCTTTTCTGCATTTGGGCTGTTCAGACCTAGGTGGGGTAACATAGTTCCTGGATGACTGTCGTTTTCTGGATTTCTATTTCTacaccacatatacacacatacacacacatgtatgtatgtatgtatacaccACCGGCAGATAAGAGTGcagtgaaatgttttgaaatgtttaaaatgttctgaCTGTGTAAATgatcagaaatgttcagaaaGTGCAGAGGTTGACGTGAAATCCAGAAGTGGATATTACCTGGGAAGGGGGTCCCCTGGTGTAGCTGTAGTAGCTCTTATTAGGAGACTGAGTCCGCTACAGAAGAGGGTAAGGCTGCAGCCAGTGCCCCTGTGCTGTGGTCACACccttccctctgccccccccccccccccaacaggagATGTTCAACTTCTCAGAGGAGACTCTCTACCTGACCGTGCACCTGCTGAACCGTGCCATGCGCCAGATCAAGGTGTCCATTTCCAACTTGCAGCTGCTGGGCATGGTCTGCCTCTTCCTGGCCGGGAAGAAGGAGGAGTGCCTGTTGCCGGAGGTACTGTGCTGCAGGCGTCTCAAACTCCAGTGCTGGAGAGCCACGGTGTGCATTTCAGAACGTAGCCGCAGACTGAAGAGTCCACACCTGGTCTACACTGGCTGCCAAGTGAAAGGGAAGCTCAAACACCTGCAGCCACTGTGGCCCTCTGTGGTCCTAGTTTTGTGCAAGGGAATTTAGTTCtaaatcaaaatgtaaatttcagatGAGTAAAATGAGCTTTCAGATGACTAGATGTTATGACCAGACTGGTGTGGAAAGCGTTATTTTTCATCCAAAGGAAAGAGGCTGGGGGACACCGAGAACAGATTTAACTTGTTATTGCAGTTGAAAATGGACTGCAAGCAAGTTTCCTGGTTTACGGCAACACTCCCGCAGCAACCCACATATTGCAGCCACACAATCGCCTCTTAGAAGCTGCATATAGTCCAGCCTACTGGCTTCACCCttggctctgtctgtctctgcccccctctcagATCTCTGAGCTGTGTTTCCTGATGGACAACAGTTACAGCAAGCGGCAGCTGCTTCGCATGGAGCGGCGTGTCCTGTGTGAGCTCGACTTTGAGCTGTCCCACTGTCCTCCCTTGCACTTCCTGCTTCTAACGGCCTCCATCGCCCACTGCAGTGACAAGGTCAGGGGGCCTCGCCTGTGCTACGCTCCTCTGGTGGCAGGACCTTGACCGTTCGCACTCAACCCTAACCTCGTCTATCTCTGTCCAGGTGGTGTGGATGGCCCGCTACCTGCTGGAGTTGTCGCTGCTGGAGAATCAGTGTGTTGTGTTCCAGCCTGTGCAGCTGGCCAGTGCTGCGCTCTGCCTGGCCAGGTTGGTACTACAGGAGGCACACAGTCCTGAAAGTGAGACAGCATGGTGTATTGCCACCAGCCTCCACATCTGCAGGTAACTGGGTAGGCAGTATTACCCAACCTTAATGACAATTGTTTGGAATCCCATAATGGATGGAGGTTCTATGTcctttctgatttatttttttgaaagcaaTTCTTGATTTTGGCTCCACTCGTTTTGGGGTTTATGAAACCTCTCGCTGCTGACCACTTTCTAGCCCTGGTCCTTGTGTAAGATTaccaggttttttttgggttctAATACCACCACATCCCCCATCGCAGCGAACCCATGCTCCAGCGAATCATGCACATCCTGGCCGTGACGGCATCTGGGGCGCAGGAACGGGAGACCCGTGCCACCTTTGTGAAGTTCTCGACTGCCAAGACCCTGCAAGTCAGTGGCCACCCCGGCCTGCAGAGTGCCCCTTACCTGCTGGGGCCTGGCGGAGCCCCGGTCAGGCCCCAGGTCCGGGAGGGGCCCCTGAAAGGCATGCGGGCCGGAGAGACGGGCCATTACATGCGAACGCATACCTGAGTGAGAATCAGCACTGGAGCATCGCCTACCTCCTAGCTCTCCACACTGCACAGTAAGAGCCAATCAAAACCAGGGCACATTGCAGTGTCGGTAAAATGCCTATGCCCTCCCAGCTCTtatgcccctcccccagctaTTCATTTTGATGAGATGAATATTCAGGACATTTCATAGTGGAATGATGAATGATGGTTCTTACTGCAATTACTCATTCCTTATAGTTGCCCCAATAATTTTTATAGAAGAAAATGAATTGTATTAAGTTTGTCTTGATGTCTTTGTAGTTTATTTTAGTGTTCCAAAAACAAGAATATTCTGCCACAAATCTCAGGCCTGTAATGTGAATGGTCAACTGCCATCAGTGGCTGAATACCGGTTAAAGAGAAGTGATGTGTCCACTTTATTAAAGCACTTTGAAACATTTAAGTGTTTCTGCATGTCGGCTTGTCTTGGGGTTTTGAAGCAAACttttaattatgtaaaaataaaaaaaattgtcatgTCTGATGCAAAACTGTAAAAGTGACCTTTTTTTCCTAAGCTTCTATTCCCATGCTTTAACTCAAAATATGTTTCACAGAGTATTTGGtcttaattggaaaaaaaaaagcttggttGGGCAATATGAGAATACACACAAGATGTGAGTGCTTGGTGCAGTACAGTTCAGGCTTTCACATCGCAGTCATGTCCATAGACTACTTTCTGTCATGTCCATAAAGTACTTTCTATCTGTGCTGGCCCCTGCCATTTTTTATGCACCTTGATAAAACAAATGTTATGTTTAATGTATGTTAATGTTTGCCATAGTTCTTGCAAAAATAATGAAGGACAATACActgaacaaatgttttttcacaaCTTTTATGAAGCTCACTTGAAATGCAtaactttgtttcttttcctcaAACTTGATGCAAATTATAATTTGCATTCAGTTTCTGGAAGATTGGGGTTGACAAAAAACACTTGGCTATGGTACTAAGAGTACTAAGAATTACAGATGGTTCATAATCATGGTGGTGGTCTTGTAATAACAAATTGGGGAGCAGCAGATGTTCTGCTCCAAGACACTTGTGTGCCAGAGGAGGTGTGCCTGACTGtcagtgtgcaagtgtgtattTTGCAATAAGACTATGACGTCGGCAAGCCTCGGGAGTACCTGATCGTCCTCCCAAGTACACACTCATGGCGCAGTACATGTGCGCCTCTCGTGCGGGCCACGCCCCAGAAGCTCTGCTCACATGTTGCCGCACACCCGGCTCGCTCATTGGTTGGAATGGGCACGCTAACTTCATCGTGGTCGGGGGAAGTCCACGTGGAGTAGGAGCCGAACAGCTGAGGGAACGTTTGAGACTGATAGAGTTGAACAGCGCAGGAGGGCGGAACAGACTAGAATTGTTAGT from Anguilla anguilla isolate fAngAng1 chromosome 12, fAngAng1.pri, whole genome shotgun sequence encodes the following:
- the ccnp gene encoding cyclin N-terminal domain-containing protein 2, which codes for MTQTGFCDSRPLLDLHKKAEERRAPLRTWANTRGPKERRSLAESEEPRGPHCKTTPECRWARRMPVSAEDGIVMGYAEQNGSTDGREEEVLLQCLHGLPGLRVLVPGLLRREMELTMETLGLVHDRTYAWDIFSDMMRSQLHYTFPCMELPRPFTDAARAIVVDWLIQVHEMFNFSEETLYLTVHLLNRAMRQIKVSISNLQLLGMVCLFLAGKKEECLLPEISELCFLMDNSYSKRQLLRMERRVLCELDFELSHCPPLHFLLLTASIAHCSDKVVWMARYLLELSLLENQCVVFQPVQLASAALCLARLVLQEAHSPESETAWCIATSLHICSEPMLQRIMHILAVTASGAQERETRATFVKFSTAKTLQVSGHPGLQSAPYLLGPGGAPVRPQVREGPLKGMRAGETGHYMRTHT